One Pleurocapsa sp. PCC 7327 DNA segment encodes these proteins:
- a CDS encoding malic enzyme-like NAD(P)-binding protein, with the protein MVNLTPNPSYSLTLQIELPNQAGSLASVTQAIAKVGGSLGQISLIDRNLKISRRELTVDAASEEHAEQIVTAIKALPDIKVLEVSDRTFDLHRGGKIEIVSRFPLASQCELAMAYTPGVGRICEAIAHDSAQVFSLTIKSNTVAIVTDGSAVLGLGNLGPEAALPVMEGKAMLFKEFAGVDAFPICLATQDTDEIVETVKNIAPVFGGINLEDIAAPRCFEIERRLRQELNIPVFHDDQHGTAIVTLAALINALKLVGKPIEDVRIVINGAGAAGIAIARLLRQAGATDIWLCDSKGILSKTRTDLTPQKQEFAVEASGNLADALKDADVFLGVSVPGVVTPQMVRSMAKDPIVFAMANPIPEIQPELVKNDVAVMATGRSDYPNQINNVLAFPGVFRGALDCRAKTFTDHMYLEAAKAIASLVHCGNLDREHIIPSVFDPRVATAVSAAVQQAARQDGVARQ; encoded by the coding sequence ATGGTCAATTTAACCCCTAATCCTAGTTATAGCCTAACGCTTCAGATCGAACTACCCAATCAAGCCGGAAGCTTAGCCTCTGTCACCCAAGCGATCGCAAAAGTGGGTGGCAGTCTCGGACAGATTTCTCTGATCGATCGCAACTTAAAAATCTCTCGGCGAGAACTGACAGTCGATGCTGCCAGCGAGGAACATGCCGAACAAATCGTCACTGCCATTAAAGCACTACCGGATATCAAAGTCCTGGAAGTTTCCGATCGCACTTTCGACCTGCATCGCGGTGGCAAAATAGAGATTGTCAGTCGATTTCCCCTCGCCTCTCAGTGCGAGTTGGCGATGGCATACACGCCTGGGGTGGGACGGATCTGTGAAGCGATCGCCCACGATAGCGCTCAAGTTTTTTCCCTAACGATCAAAAGCAATACCGTCGCCATTGTCACCGATGGCAGCGCCGTTCTCGGACTGGGAAACTTGGGGCCCGAAGCTGCCCTGCCAGTCATGGAAGGAAAAGCCATGCTCTTTAAAGAATTTGCTGGCGTGGATGCTTTTCCCATCTGTTTGGCAACCCAAGACACCGATGAAATCGTGGAAACGGTTAAAAACATCGCTCCCGTCTTTGGCGGCATCAATCTAGAAGATATTGCCGCTCCCCGTTGCTTTGAAATCGAACGACGGTTGCGCCAGGAACTCAATATTCCCGTCTTTCACGACGACCAACACGGAACGGCGATCGTCACGCTAGCAGCCTTAATTAATGCCCTCAAACTCGTCGGCAAGCCCATCGAAGACGTGCGAATCGTCATCAATGGAGCGGGAGCCGCAGGCATCGCGATCGCCCGCCTTCTGCGCCAAGCTGGAGCGACTGATATCTGGCTGTGCGACTCTAAAGGCATTCTTTCCAAAACACGTACCGATCTCACTCCTCAGAAACAAGAATTTGCCGTTGAAGCTAGCGGAAACCTTGCCGATGCCCTCAAAGATGCCGATGTCTTCTTGGGCGTGAGCGTTCCTGGAGTGGTAACGCCCCAAATGGTTCGTTCTATGGCAAAAGATCCCATTGTCTTCGCCATGGCTAATCCCATTCCCGAAATTCAACCCGAACTGGTAAAAAATGATGTGGCAGTCATGGCAACCGGACGCAGCGACTATCCCAATCAGATCAACAACGTCCTCGCTTTTCCCGGTGTTTTTCGCGGCGCGTTAGATTGTCGCGCTAAAACCTTTACCGACCATATGTACCTAGAAGCTGCCAAGGCGATCGCGTCTCTGGTTCATTGTGGCAATCTCGACCGAGAACATATTATTCCCTCGGTGTTCGATCCGCGAGTCGCAACTGCTGTCTCTGCCGCGGTTCAACAGGCAGCGCGTCAGGATGGAGTCGCCCGTCAATGA
- a CDS encoding translation initiation factor yields the protein MSSKNQSSKNRIVYQEFGNPDNSQALERAVPELPPNQQNLRVQASKSGRKGKTVTIISGFQCKPETLAQLLKQLKIQCGSGGTVKENTLEIQGEHQQKILQILIGLGYKAKISGG from the coding sequence ATGTCTTCTAAAAATCAGTCTTCTAAAAATCGAATTGTCTACCAAGAATTTGGCAATCCAGATAATTCTCAAGCTCTAGAAAGAGCGGTTCCAGAGTTACCACCTAACCAACAAAATTTGCGAGTGCAGGCTTCCAAATCCGGACGCAAAGGAAAAACTGTGACGATTATTAGTGGCTTTCAGTGTAAGCCAGAAACTTTGGCACAGTTACTAAAACAATTAAAAATTCAATGCGGCAGTGGTGGCACAGTTAAAGAAAATACCTTAGAAATTCAGGGAGAACATCAACAAAAAATTTTGCAAATTCTAATAGGATTGGGATACAAGGCAAAAATTAGTGGCGGTTGA
- a CDS encoding CAAD domain-containing protein — protein MESQESTKQDLGIKLGSGGQIEKKAPSTDSPWREWVEPVMEVVAKVPDYIGQFYAENKQFLIVIGLFVLGIITVKITLAVLDAVNDIPLLAPLLELVGIGYTAWFVWRYLLKSETRRELLAEFEAIKTQVFGDKA, from the coding sequence ATGGAATCCCAAGAAAGCACAAAACAGGATCTAGGTATTAAGCTTGGCTCTGGAGGACAGATAGAAAAAAAAGCACCTTCTACCGATAGCCCTTGGCGAGAATGGGTAGAACCCGTTATGGAGGTGGTTGCTAAAGTTCCGGATTATATCGGTCAGTTTTATGCCGAAAACAAGCAATTCCTGATTGTCATTGGACTCTTTGTTCTGGGTATCATTACCGTCAAAATCACGCTAGCTGTCCTCGATGCAGTTAATGATATACCCCTGCTAGCACCTTTGCTGGAACTGGTTGGCATAGGATACACGGCTTGGTTTGTTTGGCGCTATCTCTTAAAATCAGAAACTCGTAGAGAATTGCTTGCCGAGTTTGAAGCAATTAAAACCCAAGTTTTCGGCGACAAAGCATAA
- the trxB gene encoding thioredoxin-disulfide reductase: MANPTVENLVIIGSGPAGYTAAIYAARANLKPVMFEGFQVGGIPGGQLMTTTEVENFPGFPEGITGPQLMERMKAQAERWGTECYTEDVIAVDLSQRPFTVRSSEREVKTHSIIIATGATAKRLGLPGETQFWSQGISACAICDGATPIFRNEELAVIGGGDSAAEEAVYLTKYGSHIHLLVRREEMRASKAMQDRVMNNPKITVHWNTEATEVFGTQGRMEGIKIRNNKTGEESELRVSGLFYAIGHTPNTSLFKGQLELDPVGYIVVKPGTVETSVEGVYAAGDVQDHEYRQAITAAGTGCMAALTAERWLSANHLIQEYHQKPESEQPVKTQEKEAVADTEETFDINATRHVGGFALRKLFHESDRLIVVKYVSPTCGPCRTLKPILDKVVDEYDGKIHFVEIDIEADPEIAKAAHVVGTPTVQLFKDKELLKEFRGVKQKSEFRQAIDSYLPASVR, encoded by the coding sequence ATGGCAAACCCAACTGTAGAGAATCTAGTTATTATTGGTTCCGGTCCTGCTGGCTATACTGCTGCCATCTATGCGGCGCGAGCAAATCTAAAACCCGTCATGTTTGAAGGTTTTCAGGTGGGAGGCATTCCGGGCGGACAACTGATGACGACGACAGAAGTAGAGAATTTTCCTGGCTTTCCCGAAGGAATTACGGGACCGCAACTGATGGAAAGAATGAAGGCGCAAGCCGAACGCTGGGGAACGGAGTGCTATACAGAAGATGTAATTGCAGTCGATCTCAGCCAGCGTCCCTTCACCGTGCGATCGAGCGAGAGGGAAGTTAAAACCCATAGTATCATCATTGCTACGGGAGCGACGGCGAAGCGGTTGGGATTACCCGGTGAAACACAGTTTTGGAGTCAGGGGATTTCGGCGTGTGCGATTTGCGATGGCGCAACCCCGATTTTTAGAAATGAAGAATTAGCCGTTATCGGCGGCGGCGACTCTGCGGCTGAAGAAGCCGTGTATTTGACCAAATACGGCTCTCACATTCATCTGTTGGTACGTAGAGAGGAAATGCGAGCTAGTAAAGCCATGCAAGATCGGGTGATGAATAATCCCAAAATAACGGTTCACTGGAATACCGAAGCAACCGAAGTCTTTGGAACCCAGGGTCGCATGGAAGGGATAAAAATCCGCAATAATAAGACGGGTGAAGAAAGCGAACTGCGCGTAAGCGGATTATTCTACGCCATCGGTCATACGCCCAATACATCCCTATTCAAAGGACAATTGGAGCTAGATCCCGTCGGGTACATTGTCGTCAAGCCCGGTACGGTAGAAACTAGCGTCGAGGGAGTCTATGCGGCTGGAGACGTGCAAGACCACGAATATCGTCAAGCTATCACGGCAGCGGGGACTGGATGTATGGCGGCGCTAACCGCAGAACGCTGGCTCTCTGCCAATCATCTGATTCAGGAATACCATCAAAAACCCGAATCGGAACAGCCTGTCAAGACACAAGAGAAAGAAGCGGTGGCAGATACGGAAGAAACCTTCGACATCAATGCCACGCGCCACGTTGGGGGATTTGCACTGCGCAAGCTATTCCATGAAAGCGACCGCTTGATTGTGGTCAAGTATGTTTCCCCTACCTGCGGTCCTTGTCGCACCCTCAAGCCAATTTTAGATAAAGTGGTAGACGAGTACGACGGCAAGATTCACTTTGTCGAAATTGACATTGAAGCCGACCCAGAAATTGCCAAAGCCGCTCATGTAGTAGGAACGCCAACCGTACAATTATTCAAGGACAAAGAATTGCTCAAAGAATTTAGAGGGGTTAAGCAAAAGAGTGAATTTCGTCAAGCCATTGACAGCTATCTGCCTGCTAGCGTTCGCTAG
- a CDS encoding Uma2 family endonuclease, whose product MLLELKRLTVPPGQRVLLNDVSWQEFEAILEDLGEHRAARVAYDNGILEIMTPLSEHENNKELIGDLIKALLEELDLEFSSLGSTTFKNALVSKGIEPDNCFYIQHEAAVRGKKRLDLTIDPPPDLALEIDVTSRTHPGIYEALGVPELWRFDRGNLQINVLRNGKYVESEFSPNFPNLPLREIIPQYLDRCKNEGRNKTMSAFRAWVKAQIG is encoded by the coding sequence ATGTTATTGGAATTGAAACGCCTGACCGTACCGCCAGGACAGCGAGTGTTGTTAAACGATGTAAGCTGGCAAGAATTTGAAGCGATTTTAGAGGATTTAGGAGAACATCGTGCCGCTAGAGTCGCTTACGACAATGGCATATTAGAAATTATGACCCCACTCTCAGAACATGAAAATAATAAAGAATTGATTGGGGATTTGATTAAAGCCCTTTTAGAAGAACTCGATCTTGAATTTTCTTCTTTGGGATCGACAACTTTTAAAAATGCTTTAGTCAGTAAAGGAATCGAACCAGATAACTGCTTTTATATCCAACATGAAGCAGCAGTTAGAGGAAAAAAACGACTGGACTTAACCATCGATCCGCCTCCTGATTTAGCCCTAGAAATTGATGTAACTTCCCGCACTCATCCTGGTATTTATGAAGCTTTGGGCGTTCCCGAATTATGGCGATTCGATCGAGGAAACTTACAAATTAACGTGTTGCGAAACGGCAAGTATGTCGAGTCTGAATTTAGTCCCAACTTTCCTAATTTACCCTTAAGAGAAATCATTCCTCAATACCTCGATCGCTGTAAGAATGAGGGCAGAAATAAAACAATGAGTGCTTTTCGCGCTTGGGTAAAAGCACAAATAGGGTAA
- a CDS encoding chromophore lyase CpcT/CpeT: MSHATDIKTLARWMAADFSNQEQAWANPPLFAHIRVCMRPLPLALLGETSLFLEQAYDFMLDTPYRLRVFKLAVVGDRIELENYKVKDEEDFFGASRNLERLQKLTSDRLEKMEGCDMFVDWTGSSFKGYIKPGKNCIVVRNDKTTYLDNSFEVDEHKLFSIDRGLDPETDELVWGSIAGAFEFTRKHSFADEVEI; the protein is encoded by the coding sequence ATGTCTCACGCAACCGATATCAAAACTCTTGCTCGCTGGATGGCAGCAGATTTCAGCAATCAAGAACAAGCTTGGGCTAATCCTCCTCTGTTTGCTCACATTCGCGTCTGCATGCGCCCATTGCCTCTGGCTTTGTTGGGGGAAACAAGCTTATTTCTGGAACAAGCTTATGATTTTATGCTCGATACCCCTTATCGTTTGCGGGTGTTTAAATTGGCAGTAGTGGGCGATCGCATCGAATTAGAAAACTATAAAGTCAAAGACGAAGAAGATTTTTTTGGGGCTTCTCGCAACTTGGAACGCTTGCAAAAACTGACAAGCGATCGCTTAGAAAAAATGGAAGGTTGCGATATGTTTGTTGACTGGACAGGTAGCAGTTTCAAGGGATATATCAAGCCAGGAAAAAACTGCATTGTTGTTCGCAACGACAAGACAACCTATCTCGATAATAGTTTCGAGGTTGACGAACACAAATTGTTTAGTATCGATCGCGGCTTAGATCCCGAAACCGACGAACTGGTTTGGGGGTCGATCGCGGGAGCTTTTGAATTTACCCGCAAACATAGTTTTGCCGACGAAGTAGAAATTTAG
- a CDS encoding esterase-like activity of phytase family protein, which translates to MKKLLFKSLLGIVLIFVLSACGILPRVSAQQRMFLDLSLEFLGEYQLPKQTFQDTPIGGLSAITYDRQTNRFYAISDDRSQLAPARFYTLNLHLNPSETGKVNIDKIEIEGVTFLKNERGETYPPGTIDFEGIALSPRETLFISSEGAIGQNIQPFIGEFDLKTGKLLQNLRIPQRFLFADSKASETEPRGIQDNLGFEALTLGQSSVMKDDPFRLFTATESALLQDSPPKTPEENARIRLLHYVINPIGEPVLVSENLYLLDAASNDTLANGLCELTALEREGYLLALERTLGLSGFGAKIYQVVNSNGTDTSRLLSFQGNLAKVVPLQKKLLLDLGELGIDLDNLEGMTLGPKLPDGSQTLVLVSDDNFKNEQVTQFLLFRLTGA; encoded by the coding sequence ATGAAGAAATTATTATTCAAATCATTGCTCGGTATCGTTTTAATCTTCGTATTGTCAGCTTGTGGAATTCTTCCACGAGTTAGTGCCCAACAACGAATGTTTCTCGATCTTTCCCTAGAATTTTTAGGAGAATATCAGCTCCCCAAACAAACGTTTCAAGATACGCCGATAGGCGGTTTATCTGCCATAACTTACGATCGTCAAACCAATCGTTTCTATGCCATTTCTGACGATCGCTCTCAACTAGCTCCCGCTCGGTTTTACACCCTAAATCTCCACCTCAATCCCTCGGAAACCGGGAAAGTCAATATTGACAAAATCGAGATCGAAGGAGTTACTTTTCTCAAAAACGAACGAGGAGAAACCTACCCCCCAGGAACTATTGACTTCGAAGGGATCGCCCTTTCTCCACGAGAAACCTTATTTATCTCTAGCGAAGGCGCGATCGGGCAAAATATACAGCCTTTTATTGGCGAATTTGACTTAAAAACTGGAAAATTGCTGCAAAATTTAAGAATTCCTCAGCGTTTTTTATTCGCAGACTCGAAAGCTTCTGAGACAGAACCTCGCGGCATTCAGGATAATTTGGGCTTTGAAGCCCTAACTTTAGGGCAAAGCAGCGTCATGAAAGACGATCCCTTCCGCTTGTTTACCGCCACCGAATCGGCACTCTTACAAGACAGTCCGCCAAAAACTCCCGAAGAAAACGCCAGGATTCGTCTGTTACATTATGTTATCAATCCCATCGGCGAACCAGTTTTAGTATCAGAGAATTTGTATTTGCTCGATGCGGCTTCAAACGATACGCTTGCCAATGGATTGTGCGAACTGACAGCCCTAGAGAGGGAAGGCTATCTTCTCGCGCTAGAGCGAACTTTAGGCTTATCTGGCTTTGGGGCAAAAATTTATCAAGTCGTCAACAGCAACGGGACTGATACCTCGCGCCTTCTCAGTTTTCAAGGAAATCTCGCGAAAGTTGTCCCCTTACAGAAAAAATTGTTGTTAGATTTAGGCGAATTGGGGATCGACCTCGATAATTTAGAGGGAATGACCCTCGGACCAAAGTTACCCGACGGCAGTCAAACATTAGTGCTCGTTAGCGACGATAATTTTAAAAACGAACAAGTCACTCAATTTCTCCTATTTCGTCTCACCGGAGCATAA